In the Nilaparvata lugens isolate BPH chromosome 9, ASM1435652v1, whole genome shotgun sequence genome, one interval contains:
- the LOC111059431 gene encoding uncharacterized protein LOC111059431: MKKPKGPYTPTDMAYLGSPRAKSGASYSVKAEIWSLGLSLVELATGVYPYSRSTALDAILMPRVRLHAPANYPQPGTPSDEYDMTLADMFAREENEARALPAASGSSVQGTSYRPANVYRIPQADVPAEDAASDRPSTSSSDPGTPSDEYDMTLADMFAREEDGARALPAASGSSVRGSSCRPANFYSIPQADMSAEDAASDTPYPSPSDSEAWDTQRLSLFAVIDAIVSGPPPVLPHSCRHIFSDDFRDFVELCLLKSPYERPGLTMLMNHPWIRKELRENVCIAHWIIETMQF, encoded by the exons atgaagaaacctaAAGGGCCCTACACACCTACGGATATGGCCTATCTTGGCTCGCCTCGGGCGAAATCC GGAGCGTCATACTCGGTGAAGGCTGAGATCTGGTCGTTGGGACTGTCATTGGTGGAGTTGGCAACTGGGGTCTACCCTTACTCCCGGTCAACTGCTTTGGACGCCATCCTCATGCCAAGAGTGCGGCTGCATGCTCCGGCTAACTATCCACAACCAG GGACGCCATCAGATGAATACGACATGACCTTGGCAGACATGTTTGCAAGGGAAGAAAATGAAGCAAGAGCCTTGCCAGCAGCATCCGGCTCATCTGTCCAag GAACATCCTATAGGCCGGCAAATGTCTACAGAATCCCACAAGCTGACGTGCCAGCAGAGGATGCAGCCTCAGACAGGCCCTCGACCTCTTCATCAGACCCAG GGACGCCATCAGATGAATATGACATGACCTTGGCAGACATGTTTGCAAGGGAAGAAGATGGAGCAAGAGCTTTGCCAGCAGCATCCGGCTCATCTGTCCGag GATCATCCTGCAGGCCGGCAAATTTCTACAGCATCCCACAAGCTGACATGTCAGCAGAGGATGCAGCTTCGGACACGCCCTATCCCTCTCCATCAGACTCAG AGGCTTGGGACACACAGCGCTTGTCATTGTTTGCTGTGATAGACGCGATTGTGTCCGGACCACCTCCAGTTCTGCCACACTCCTGCCGCCATATTTTCTCTGACGACTTCCGCGACTTTGTCGAACTGTGTCTGCTGAAGAGTCCCTACGAGCGGCCTGGTCTCACAATGCTGATG AATCATCCATGGATCAGAAAAGAATTGAGAGAGAACGTATGTATTGCACACTGGATTATTGAAACCATGCAATTCTAG